In Gemmatimonadota bacterium, the DNA window AGGTCGCACAAAAAATTGATCCAGGCCATCTGTCGGGTCTGAGAGTTGGCAATCCCGTCAAAGTTGTGGATTCATTGGCGGTGGTGTTGCGCGAAAAAAAGGTGCAGTGCGTTATTGTATTGGCGCATATGGATGAAACGAGTGCTTTGAATCTTGCCCGCGGAGTTGAGGGGGTAGATCTGGTTGTCGCTGGTGGATTTAGCGATCTGGATCGCGGTTTACAGGTGCCGGGTCTGATCCGTCTGGTGAATGGTCTGACGCTGGTTGTCACGCCGAGTAATGGGATGTCTGTTGGTCGCGTTGTGCTCCATCTTTCGCGAGATTCGGGAGGCAATATGAAGGTGGTGGATGTTGTGGCGGAGCAGATACCAGTAGATCGCTCTGTGGCGCGTGATCGTGAGACAGAGCAATTGGTCAACGATCTCAGGCAAAGATACGAACAGGTCGCGAATCAGAGGATAGGGCGGATTGTGGGGAAGACATATCGGGATCAAGGGCGTGTTGTCGCAGGGGTGATGCGGCGATATTTGGATGGCGAGGTGGGCATTATCAATCGGGGGGGATTGGGACTTGTGCCTTCAAATCGCGTGCTCAAAGTAGGTCATATTGATCATTTGATTCCTTTTGATGACCGTCTGGTGAAGATGAGACTGACGGGGGCGCAACTTTTGAGTATTGCCCGACGTAGCCAGAATGCGCCACGAGAAGAAATGCGTTTGATTTTTTCCGGTTTGGAAAAAAATACAATTAATGGGCGTCCCATTCAAAAGAACGAATTGTATCGCGTTGCGGTTGTCGAGTTTTTGGCGAATGGCGGCGATGGGTATGGCGAATTTCGCAAGGGAACAGATGTTGTGTTTACGGGTATGCCGCTCCGCCAAATGGTCGTTTATGCACTGCGAGATACGCAGACTGTGCTGGTTCCTCGCGAGTTTGTCACTCTGAGATCAAATGGGATTTGGCACATGAATTGGACTGTCAAGGGCGCGTTTAATCGCAACTATATCGATGGTACAACACTTGCATATCGCGAACAGAAAGAGCGCGTGTCATTTCTCAGCGGTAAGACCAGCCTGGCATGGCATACGACGATGAATTTGATGGTTGTAAGAGATATAGGCAAACAAGTGCTTACGCTTGAACAGAGTCTGGCGATTGGGCAAGATGGAACGACGTTTGATGATTTAACGCGATCAAAAGACCAACTTGAGACAGATTTGATATATCGCTATCGCACGCAATCTGTGGTTGATCCTTTTGTTTTGGCGGGATACAGCACCGCGTTGAACCGGATAGATGGACAACGTCCCAAACTTTTGCGCGGTAGCATGGGGGTGCAGCGGCGTTTTGGTCGGACCTTTACCGTTAGGTTAGGTGCCCGCGCACAGCGCGATCTGGCGGTTGACGCAACTGATATGGGGTTGGTAGTGGGGTTGAACTATCGGCGATCATTGGGTAGCGGAAATTTTCGCTCGCGATTGCGCAGTTTTACGGGGTTTACAGATCGGCATGTGGTGTCTTTGGAGAATTATAATTCGCTCACTTTTCCATTGATTGGCGCGTTGAGTTTGTCTGTACAGCAGAACAATTTTTTGTATCGCGTCAATGAAATTCGCAATACGCCTGTTGATGGCATTGCCAATCGGTGGGATTTAACGCTCGGTCTGGTTTATGATTTAGGGTGGAAGTGGTATTGAGATAAAGTTTGCGGAGAAAAATAATGTCAGGAGATAGGCGACCTGTAGCCGGTGCATTGATGGTTGGATTTGCAGCGAGTTTTTTGTTGTGTGGCTATGAGTTTGTGAGGAGTGTATCCACGTCGTTGTTTATTGGGGCGTATGGGGCGCACAATTTGCCTTTTGTCATGACGCTGGCGCCTCTGGGTACGTTTGGCATGGTTTGGGGATATGGGGTGTTGTTGTCGCGGTTTGGGTCTCGGCAGACTTTGTTTTTGACGTCGGTGCTTTCGGGTGGGGGTATTCTGGCGTGTTACGGGGGGATTTTATTTGGTTTTCATCCGGCGGTCGGGGTGTTATATGTGCTGCGCGAAGCGTATATTGTGTTGATTATTGAACAGTACTGGTCGTTTATCAATAGCGTCTTGCGCGATGATCAGGGGCGAAAGTACAATGGTCCGATCTGTGGTATTGCGTCGGTGGGTGCGATTTGTGGGGGGTTGATTGTAGGACAAACGGCAAAGGTGATAGGCAGTGAACATCTGTTGATTTTTGCAGGGTTATCGCTGCTGCCAGCAGCCGTTCTGGCGTGGTGGGCTTATGGTGTGGGGGGTGTGCCAGTTCAGGAGCCGGAAAAGCGGGGCAAGCTGGCATTGGGTTTGTTTCGGGATATTCCGACTTTGCGCTATCTCGCGGGATTGATTTTTGTGACGCAGATGGTGTCGGCGGTGCTGGATTTGCGGTTCAGTGGGCTGGTGGAGACGGCTCTTCCAGTGCAGGATGAACGCACCGCGTATTTTGGGCATTTTTATGCGTTGTTGAATGCATGTGCATTTGTGTTTCAGTTTGGCGTTGCACCCCTGTTGCTGCATTTTGTGTCGTTGCGAACCGCACATCTCGGTATTCCGGTGGTTCATCTGATAACGTGTGGGGTGTTGTTGGCATATCCGACTCTGACTACTGGTGCATTGGCTTATCTGGTGTTTAAGACGCTGGATTATTCGGTGTTTCGGGCGGCGAAAGAGTTGCTCTATATTCCGCTTTCGTTCGATGCGAGGTACCGGGCAAAAGAAGTGATTGATGCGTTTGGTTATCGCGCGTCAAAGGGGATGACTTCGGGGTTGATTGCACTGGCGGGGACTATTTCTTACAGGGTTTTCAATATTGGGCGGTTGCCGGGATCAGTGTATCCGCTTGTCGCTTTGGGCGCGTTGGGTGTATGGAGTTGGGTCGCGTGGGCAATTACAAGATCGGAGGATGATAGGGGCAGGCGACTACGGGTTTCAGAGGAAGTTGCCGATTTGTAGATGAATGCTTGACACAAAATGTCAAAACCTCTATTTTTAACTGCGCTGATAGGAAAAAGGATGAGAATATGAACACAATCCGTCAAAAATCCCCGCAACTGAGAAAGGGTCCTGCCCAGGTGACAGGTTGTCTGACACCGGGCAGTGCCATTGGGGTTATACGTATATATGCCGCGGAGACGCTTGTGGGGTGTTGTTTGTCTTAAGCGATATACTTTTTGTATGACACACCGCCAGGGGCGTTTGCC includes these proteins:
- a CDS encoding 5'-nucleotidase C-terminal domain-containing protein; its protein translation is MQKPMSFVQQRGIYCILACFFFASSLGAEDIRLAVIHSNDVSGQLTRRGDRGGMAARVGLIRKLQASEPAIVLDAGDALGPNAMSRFDAGATMCAAMNRANYAAMAVGNHDLSLGWDVLEARQKEIDFPMLAANLVRRDGGKPPVPGYTMVKAGDVQVGIIGVLGPEVAQKIDPGHLSGLRVGNPVKVVDSLAVVLREKKVQCVIVLAHMDETSALNLARGVEGVDLVVAGGFSDLDRGLQVPGLIRLVNGLTLVVTPSNGMSVGRVVLHLSRDSGGNMKVVDVVAEQIPVDRSVARDRETEQLVNDLRQRYEQVANQRIGRIVGKTYRDQGRVVAGVMRRYLDGEVGIINRGGLGLVPSNRVLKVGHIDHLIPFDDRLVKMRLTGAQLLSIARRSQNAPREEMRLIFSGLEKNTINGRPIQKNELYRVAVVEFLANGGDGYGEFRKGTDVVFTGMPLRQMVVYALRDTQTVLVPREFVTLRSNGIWHMNWTVKGAFNRNYIDGTTLAYREQKERVSFLSGKTSLAWHTTMNLMVVRDIGKQVLTLEQSLAIGQDGTTFDDLTRSKDQLETDLIYRYRTQSVVDPFVLAGYSTALNRIDGQRPKLLRGSMGVQRRFGRTFTVRLGARAQRDLAVDATDMGLVVGLNYRRSLGSGNFRSRLRSFTGFTDRHVVSLENYNSLTFPLIGALSLSVQQNNFLYRVNEIRNTPVDGIANRWDLTLGLVYDLGWKWY
- a CDS encoding Npt1/Npt2 family nucleotide transporter, whose protein sequence is MSGDRRPVAGALMVGFAASFLLCGYEFVRSVSTSLFIGAYGAHNLPFVMTLAPLGTFGMVWGYGVLLSRFGSRQTLFLTSVLSGGGILACYGGILFGFHPAVGVLYVLREAYIVLIIEQYWSFINSVLRDDQGRKYNGPICGIASVGAICGGLIVGQTAKVIGSEHLLIFAGLSLLPAAVLAWWAYGVGGVPVQEPEKRGKLALGLFRDIPTLRYLAGLIFVTQMVSAVLDLRFSGLVETALPVQDERTAYFGHFYALLNACAFVFQFGVAPLLLHFVSLRTAHLGIPVVHLITCGVLLAYPTLTTGALAYLVFKTLDYSVFRAAKELLYIPLSFDARYRAKEVIDAFGYRASKGMTSGLIALAGTISYRVFNIGRLPGSVYPLVALGALGVWSWVAWAITRSEDDRGRRLRVSEEVADL